Below is a genomic region from Desulfobacter sp..
ATAAAAAACGGGGTCTCCTGTTTTCCCAGTTCTGCCCAGATTTCTTTGATCCCTTTGACCGGAAAGGCCGTGACCCTGGCGCAGATCCCCTGGTGATTGCCCCCTTCGGACAAAAGGTCAAGGGATTGAGCATTCATCTGTTGAACCTCAATACCTGCCTTTTGGGCCAGGGCAGTCACTTTTTCCGCCCGGGGGTCAGACCGTCTATTGCCGATCAATATGCTGTCAAAGGTTCTTTTCCGGGCTTTTAATGCTTCATACACAGAATGAAACCCGTAAAGAACTTCTGTTTTTCCTTTTCCCGGACGCTCGCCCAGCACCTGCTTTATTGATTTTTCAGGACGCCGACCCTGGGCTTTTGTCTTTTTTTTATGGTAAGGCCCGGCCATCAGTTCTGGAGCTCCTTTTCAAAAATCTGTGCAAGGGTTTCAACGGCAAGATCCAGCTTGTCATTGACCACCAGATGATCATAAAAACCGCGCTGTTCCATCTCGTGCCTGGCATTGTCCAGGCGCATCTGGATCACCTGATCGCTGTCTGTCTGCCGGGCCCTAAGTCGCCGGGCCAGTTCTTCCATGGAAGGAGGCATGATAAAAATGGACACAGGCTCAAGGCCGGAATCCATAATCTGGCGCGCCCCCTGAACATCTATGTCCAAAAGAATGTGGCGGCCTGCCCCAAGCTGGTCTTCCACAAAGGGCCTGGACGTGCCGTAAAAATTATTGTGAACCCTGGCCCATTCGAGCATCATCCCTTTTTCGATCATGGTCTCAAACTGTTTTTCATCCAAAAAAAAATAATCTTTCCCATCCACCTCACCTTTGCGGGGGGCGCGTGTGGTATGGGAAATGGAATAGGACAATTGATCAAACCGATCCAGAATTGCCCTGACCAGGGTGGTTTTTCCGGCCCCTGACGGGGCTGAAACCATGAAGAGTGATCCTTTAAATCCCATGGTCTATCCTTTGGATTCTTCCTGGCCTGAATCCTGAACCAGGGCCTCAAATCTTGAAGAAACGGTTTCCGCCTGGATGGCAGAGAGGATCACATGGTTTGAATCCGTCACAATAATGGCACGGGTTTTTCTGCCGTGGGTGACATCAATGAGGCGTCTGTCATCCTTGGCCTCGTCCTTGACCCGTTTCATGGGAGAAGAATTCGGGGATAAAATTGCCACGACCCGGTCTGCCACAATGGTATTTCCAAAGCCGATGTTTAAAAGCACCTGTTCCATATCTATCCTTTTTATGAAATCTTTTGCCCGAAATCCGGGTTATTCAATATTCTGCACCTGTTCTCTAATCTTTT
It encodes:
- the gmk gene encoding guanylate kinase; translation: MGFKGSLFMVSAPSGAGKTTLVRAILDRFDQLSYSISHTTRAPRKGEVDGKDYFFLDEKQFETMIEKGMMLEWARVHNNFYGTSRPFVEDQLGAGRHILLDIDVQGARQIMDSGLEPVSIFIMPPSMEELARRLRARQTDSDQVIQMRLDNARHEMEQRGFYDHLVVNDKLDLAVETLAQIFEKELQN
- a CDS encoding DUF370 domain-containing protein; protein product: MEQVLLNIGFGNTIVADRVVAILSPNSSPMKRVKDEAKDDRRLIDVTHGRKTRAIIVTDSNHVILSAIQAETVSSRFEALVQDSGQEESKG